One window of the Tachypleus tridentatus isolate NWPU-2018 chromosome 10, ASM421037v1, whole genome shotgun sequence genome contains the following:
- the LOC143230067 gene encoding uncharacterized protein LOC143230067 isoform X2 — MEWFPNNKALVAGMVSSGAAFTPVLMNNLHTFFMNPNNLEPDDDGYFYNSEILDHVPTFFLILGAVQGGIIFIGLLLFQEPRSETPKTYGQTFIDDDTFLATSGSISAVVHCLFRMIIGRVQDKIAYKLTSLILMGLKTILLFTLVATPYGGKVMFIIWTCGLFATISVEFVCIPVAISEVFGKKHTAMIYGMVYFVAGSSLLFWPLTLKVIIPHFGWFGTFSLMGSMTFIGFLVVMVFPERYLTQPAKTTVSNEEEITFDEAVLGQK; from the exons ATGGAG TGGTTTCCCAACAATAAAGCCCTCGTGGCAGGAATGGTATCATCAGGGGCTGCTTTCACTCCAGTTCTAATGAATAACTTACATACATTCTTTATGAACCCTAATAACCTTGAACCTGATGATGATGG GTATTTCTACAACTCTGAAATTTTGGATCATGTCCCTACATTTTTTCTGATACTGGGAGCTGTACAAGGAGGTATAATATTTATTGGACTACTTTTGTTCCAGGAACCTCGGTCAGAGACACCTAAG acATATGGACAAACATTTATAGATGATGATACATTTCTAGCCACATCAGGATCTATATCTGCAGTTGTTCACTGTCTTTTTAGGATGATTATTGGTCGAGTACAAGACAAAATAGCTTACAAG ttAACAAGCCTGATCTTGATGGGTTTAAAGACAATACTGCTGTTTACGCTAGTGGCGACGCCATACGGTGGAAAAGTGATGTTCATAATTTGGACTTGTGGACTATTTGCTACAATTTCTGTTGAATTTGTATGCATTCCTGTCGCTATTTCTGAAGTGTTTGGGAAGAAACACACAGCTATGATTTACGGAATGGTATATTTTGTAGCG GGCAGTTCTTTACTATTCTGGCCTCTAACGCTTAAAGTAATTATACCACACTTTGGATGGTTTGGAACATTTTCTTTGATGGGGAGTATGACATTTATTG GTTTTCTGGTGGTAATGGTATTTCCTGAAAGGTACCTCACACAACCAGCTAAAACAACTGTTTCTAATGAAGAAGAAATAACTTTTGACGAAGCTGTTTTAGGTCAGAAATGA
- the LOC143230067 gene encoding apicoplast pyruvate carrier 1-like isoform X1 translates to MEWFPNNKALVAGMVSSGAAFTPVLMNNLHTFFMNPNNLEPDDDGYFYNSEILDHVPTFFLILGAVQGGIIFIGLLLFQEPRSETPKVEHISDRPMRVAQIKGNTSSASIRKGSDPGDKACLLTFQEESSVVSEDISTSPKADETQPSLARVTFVTPKEALKMKEFYLLIITFTSSLHSTMFFNSFYKTYGQTFIDDDTFLATSGSISAVVHCLFRMIIGRVQDKIAYKLTSLILMGLKTILLFTLVATPYGGKVMFIIWTCGLFATISVEFVCIPVAISEVFGKKHTAMIYGMVYFVAGSSLLFWPLTLKVIIPHFGWFGTFSLMGSMTFIGFLVVMVFPERYLTQPAKTTVSNEEEITFDEAVLGQK, encoded by the exons ATGGAG TGGTTTCCCAACAATAAAGCCCTCGTGGCAGGAATGGTATCATCAGGGGCTGCTTTCACTCCAGTTCTAATGAATAACTTACATACATTCTTTATGAACCCTAATAACCTTGAACCTGATGATGATGG GTATTTCTACAACTCTGAAATTTTGGATCATGTCCCTACATTTTTTCTGATACTGGGAGCTGTACAAGGAGGTATAATATTTATTGGACTACTTTTGTTCCAGGAACCTCGGTCAGAGACACCTAAG GTAGAACATATATCTGACAGACCAATGAGAGTGGCTCAGATAAAAGGTAATACATCTTCTGCATCAATCAGAAAAGGATCAGATCCTGGAGACAAAGCTTGTTTGTTAACATTCCAAGAAGAATCATCTGTGGTATCAGAAGACATTTCTACCAGTCCTAAAGCAGATGAAACACAACCATCACTTGCCAGAGTAACGTTTGTAACACCAAAAGAAGCGTTGAAGATGAAGGAATTCTATCTCTTGATAATAACATTTACTAGCTCGTTACATTCAACGatgttttttaactcattttacAAG acATATGGACAAACATTTATAGATGATGATACATTTCTAGCCACATCAGGATCTATATCTGCAGTTGTTCACTGTCTTTTTAGGATGATTATTGGTCGAGTACAAGACAAAATAGCTTACAAG ttAACAAGCCTGATCTTGATGGGTTTAAAGACAATACTGCTGTTTACGCTAGTGGCGACGCCATACGGTGGAAAAGTGATGTTCATAATTTGGACTTGTGGACTATTTGCTACAATTTCTGTTGAATTTGTATGCATTCCTGTCGCTATTTCTGAAGTGTTTGGGAAGAAACACACAGCTATGATTTACGGAATGGTATATTTTGTAGCG GGCAGTTCTTTACTATTCTGGCCTCTAACGCTTAAAGTAATTATACCACACTTTGGATGGTTTGGAACATTTTCTTTGATGGGGAGTATGACATTTATTG GTTTTCTGGTGGTAATGGTATTTCCTGAAAGGTACCTCACACAACCAGCTAAAACAACTGTTTCTAATGAAGAAGAAATAACTTTTGACGAAGCTGTTTTAGGTCAGAAATGA